A genomic segment from Biomphalaria glabrata chromosome 16, xgBioGlab47.1, whole genome shotgun sequence encodes:
- the LOC106078995 gene encoding uncharacterized protein LOC106078995, giving the protein MAQYLCLLISASFMFSLAFIALLMGILLPGWYYAENRRSVHFSTNWYTGPSSDADATEDDQQYNKCVKAIYGTLLASMTLTSLCVMSSLLLLWADVFGHVHKWMTVLPNITALHAIFAGLLAYVACTLLFVLIYKMELAPGDNKTRLLPSYCFYIVVAAACLLLFGGCCHRCVKFSTKVDCLEKEVSTKAKTSDSPQGFQAPQNTRMNPSGSNASKTKTPWSIFVSSTSTQTSSVGDMKKAAEA; this is encoded by the exons ATGGCGCAATACTTGTGTCTGCTGATTTCGGCTTCCTTCATGTTCAGCCTAGCCTTCATTGCCCTCTTGATGGGTATTTTGCTACCAGGATGGTACTACGCGGAAAACCGCAGATCTGTCCACTTCAGTACCAACTGGTACACTGGGCCTAGTAGCGATGCAGACGCTACTGAAGATGACCAGCAGTACAATA AATGCGTAAAAGCTATTTATGGAACTTTATTAGCAAGCATGACTTTGACATCACTGTGCGTCATGTCTAGTctcctgttgctgtgggccgaTGTGTTTGGTCACGTCCACAAATGGATGACTGTCCTACCAAACATCACAGCGTTGCATGCCATATTTGCAG GCTTACTGGCATACGTAGCATGCACGCTTCTATTCGTCCTAATATACAAGATGGAATTGGCGCCCGGCGATAACAAAACACGTCTTTTGCCCAGCTATTGTTTCTACATCGTAGTTGCGGCAGCATGCTTGCTTCTGTTCGGTGGATGCTGTCATCGTTGCGTCAAGTTCTCAACCAAAGTGGATTGCCTGGAAAAGGAAGTCTCCACCAAAGCTAAGACGAGCGATTCTCCACAGGGGTTCCAAGCGCCACAGAACACAAGGATGAACCCATCTGGTTCCAACGCCAGCAAAACCAAGACTCCGTGGAGTATCTTCGTCAGTTCCACGTCAACTCAAACTTCGTCAGTGGGAGACATGAAGAAAGCTGCAGAGGCGTAG